A genomic segment from Hippoglossus stenolepis isolate QCI-W04-F060 chromosome 3, HSTE1.2, whole genome shotgun sequence encodes:
- the srsf3a gene encoding serine/arginine-rich splicing factor 3a, whose protein sequence is MGDPALTRDCPLDCKVYVGNLGNNGNKTELERAFGYYGPLRSVWVARNPPGFAFVEFEDPRDASDAVRELDGRNMCGCKVRVELSTGEKRSRSRGPPPSWGGGGGRRPRDDVRRRSPPVRRRSPKRRSLSRSRSRSVSRDRRRFRSLSRDKNRKHSRSISRSRSNSQSNERK, encoded by the exons ATGGGAG ATCCTGCTCTAACCAGAGACTGTCCCCTGGACTGCAAGGTTTATGTCGGAAATCTGGGAAACAATGGAAACAAGACCGAATTAGAAAGGGCTTTTGGGTACTATGGTCCTTTAAGAAGTGTTTGGGTCGCCAGGAATCCACCAGGTTTTGCTTTTGTAGAGTTTGAAGATCCCAGAGATGCATCTGACGCTGTTAGAGAACTGGATGGAAG AAACATGTGTGGCTGTAAAGTACGCGTCGAGTTGTCCACTGGGGAAAAGCGCTCTAGGAGCCGTGGCCCTCCTCCATcctggggtggtggtggtggtagacGCCCCCGTGATGATGTAAGACGACGTAGCCCTCCAGTCAGACGCAG ATCCCCgaagaggaggagcctgagCCGCAGTCGCAGCAG GTCTGTTTCAAGAGACAGACGTAGATTCCGTTCTCTTTCCAGAGACAAGAATCGTAAGCACTCACGATCCATCTCACGGTCAAGGAG